A section of the Bradysia coprophila strain Holo2 chromosome X unlocalized genomic scaffold, BU_Bcop_v1 contig_117, whole genome shotgun sequence genome encodes:
- the LOC119067050 gene encoding uncharacterized protein LOC119067050 has product MVKKTQWILLFTTFVISICSLIFVLVAFSVDKWIQAEAKSSEAIYENSQIHYGLFSGYLTRFIFATSPTYHKLTITCLYEENACIYSCQTSKDLREDELRRLLAGTGLYSCPTVPRNFEIKTETASYYTPTNDSLSLTLQRQNELNVADEVIDPGLWLTTIIFLSVAAMFSLISAVMALVNIVFNPVEPVLSVFGLYIWNGVASGCTLMTIILWGALFGSSLTQNIAVTDTLASEFTYSSDGLARLGFCYWLLLIPMVFHASNIGVLYWRKRIIEAEPPPPTITVDKSDLTIMLY; this is encoded by the exons ATGGTTAAAAAAACGCAGTGGATTTTACTGTTCACAACGTTTGTGATCTCGATATGTTCATTAATTTTCGTACTAGTGGCATTTTCTGTAGATAAATGG ATACAAGCTGAGGCTAAGAGCAGCGAGGCAATTTATGAAAACAGTCAGATTCACTATGGCTTATTTTCGGGGTACCTGACCCGATTTATCTTCGCTACCTCACCAACTTACCATAAGTTAACAA TTACTTGTCTTTACGAGGAAAATGCATGCATTTACAGTTGTCAAACGTCTAAAGACCTTCGTGAAGATGAATTAAGGCGTCTTTTAGCTGGAACTGGATTATATTCATGTCCGACTGTCCCtcgaaatttcgaaattaaaacCGAAACGGCAAGCTATTACACACCAACAAATGACAGTCTTT CTCTAACGTTACAACGCCAAAATGAGCTCAATGTTGCAGATGAAGTTATCGATCCGGGTCTATGGTTAACCACAATCATTTTCTTGTCGGTGGCAGCTATGTTCTCATTAATTTCAGCTGTTATGGCTTTAGTTAATATCGTATTCAATCCGGTTGAGCCTGTTTTAAG TGTTTTCGGTCTATACATTTGGAATGGAGTTGCATCTGGATGTACATTGATGACCATAATTTTGTGGGGGGCTTTATTCGGAAGTTCCTTAACTCAAAATATTGCAGTCACCGATACCTTAGCATCCGAATTTACATACAGCTCAGATGGCTTGGCCCGGTTAGGCTTTTGTTACTG GCTACTCTTGATACCGATGGTATTTCATGCATCAAATATTGGGGTACTGTACTGGCGTAAGCGAATAATCGAAGCAGAACCTCCACCACCGACTATAACTGTTGACAAATCCGATCTAACTATTATGTTGTAttaa
- the LOC119067047 gene encoding uncharacterized protein LOC119067047: MPLTNAERRKKYVEKLKANGEYESFKQKKAASEKARRDRLKIGLDKLPKAEREKVKRVNRTYMRKKVAEYRQRKKGLPVEKTGTSSNASNLSEGQSEAGYKTTSALHKAVAKLKRALPSTSGKKKEAVSKLLLTFDENDQSDIARRVSGVKTRPTRALSSGITDSVISFYERDDVSRMSPNMRDCRKFVDPKTGVKEEKQIRYLMYKLSDVYDMFVRHFQNGDDTMEVPLKLTKFTELRPNHVKLVNQTPLETCFCIHHSNFIMCCQALNRYLPEFPQNGPELERLLICDKPKKNCWLRSCSVCSDSQIRKLIEDIVKRSGVRLKSQAKWTQWRKNDETNRFQKYVIPGKLSDLQSYFMNIMPEFLKHTYTKRSQAATFEKDTQEVRKSKGRIALIQIDFAECFNCEAQEEVQSAHWNQATV, from the exons ATG CCTTTGACGAACgcagaaagaagaaaaaaatatgtcgAAAAATTGAAGGCAAACGGTGAATACGAAtcgttcaaacaaaaaaaggcTGCTAGTGAGAAGGCGAGACGCGATAGGCTGAAAATTGGATTGGACAAGCTTCCGAAAGCCGAACGTGAGAAGGTGAAACGAGTAAATCGAACTTACATGCGAAAGAAGGTTGCTGAATATCGACAACGAAAAAAAGGTTTGCCGGTTGAGAAAACTGGTACATCGTCGAATGCATCGAATTTATCGGAAGGTCAATCGGAAGCTGGGTACAAAACGACGAGTGCTCTGCACAAGGCCGTTGCAAAGTTAAAACGAGCACTACCGTCAACGAGCGGTAAGAAGAAAGAGGCAGTTTCAAAACTTCTGCTGACATTCGATGAGAATGATCAAAGCGACATTGCAAGACGAGTAAGCGGAGTCAAGACGCGACCCACAAGAGCGCTTAGCTCTGGCATAACCGATTCAGTAATATCATTCTACGAGAGGGATGACGTTAGCCGAATGTCACCCAACATGCGAGATTGCCGgaaatttgttgatccgaAGACTGGTGTCAAGGAAGAAAAGCAAATTCGTTATCTGATGTACAAGCTGAGTGATGTCTATGATATGTTTGTACGACATTTTCAAAACG GTGATGATACGATGGAAGTACctttaaaattgacaaaattcacCGAACTCCGACCAAATCACGTAAAATTGGTTAACCAAACGCCGCTTGAAACCTGTTTTTGTATTCACCACTCAAATTTCATTATGTGTTGTCAAGCACTGAATCGTTATTTGCCAGAGTTTCCCCAAAATGGTCCTGAACTTGAACGTTTGCTCATTTGCGACAAACCGAAGAAAAACTGCTGGCTACGTTCCTGTTCGGTGTGTTCCGACTCTcagattcgaaaattaattgaagacATCGTCAAACGTTCAGGAGTCAGATTGAAAAGTCAAGCGAAGTGGACGCAGTGGCGGAAAAATGACGAAACAAATCGGTTCCAAAAATACGTAATACCGGGAAAATTGAGTGATCTACAAAGCTACTTTATGAATATTATGCCCGAATTCCTTAAGCACACATACACGAAACGAAGTCAGGCAGCAACGTTCGAGAAAGACACTCAAGAAGTCCGAAAATCAAAAGGAAGGATTGCTCTTATCCAGATTGATTTTGCCGAATGCTTCAACTGCGAAGCCCAAGAGGAGGTGCAATCGGCGCATTGGAACCAAGCCACCGTGTGA